A portion of the Carya illinoinensis cultivar Pawnee chromosome 11, C.illinoinensisPawnee_v1, whole genome shotgun sequence genome contains these proteins:
- the LOC122280588 gene encoding F-box protein At5g50450-like — MLFRKKPRTPTRTSLPENLDLFDGLPDDLVVFILCKLSSSASSPSDLINILFTCKRLNRLGLHPLVLSKAGPKAFAIKAKNWSEPVHRFLKLCANAGNVEASYTLGMIRFYCFQNRGSGASLMAKAAMKSHAPALYSLAVIQFNGSGGSKSDKNLQAGVALCARAAFLGHVDALRELGHCLQDGYGARQNVAQGRRLLVQANARELASVVRSRSSPTWRRPHQNDSLPCSTGPCCGGLLSDFGCNVPAAEAHPVNRFLKEWFESSRGGLGQELRLCSHGGCGRVETRSHEFRRCSVCGKVNYCSRGCQALDWKLRHKLECMPMERWLDEVGAVDNGADGVGGMVEVEDDIE; from the exons ATGTTGTTCAGGAAGAAGCCAAGAACTCCAACCAGAACCTCGCTCCCCGAGAATCTTGATCTCTTCGACGGCTTGCCGGACGATCTCGTCGTCTTCATCCTCTGCAAGCTCAGCTCCTCCGCTTCTTCCCCCTCTGATCTCATCAACATTCTCTTCAC ATGCAAAAGACTGAACCGCTTAGGTCTACATCCTCTGGTTTTATCCAAAGCAGGGCCAAAGGCGTTTGCAATCAAAGCCAAAAACTGGTCCGAACCCGTTCATCGTTTTCTCAAACTGTGTGCTAACGCCGGCAACGTCGAAGCCTCCTATACTCTAGGAATG ATCCGATTTTATTGTTTCCAAAACCGAGGAAGCGGCGCTTCGCTTATGGCTAAGGCGGCGATGAAGTCCCACGCGCCGGCTCTGTACTCGCTAGCAGTGATACAGTTCAACGGTAGCGGAGGATCCAAGAGCGATAAGAACCTTCAAGCCGGCGTGGCTCTGTGTGCCCGAGCCGCCTTCCTCGGTCACGTGGATGCGCTTCGCGAGCTTGGACATTGCCTCCAGGACGGCTACGGAGCCCGCCAAAACGTTGCCCAGGGACGCCGGCTCCTCGTCCAAGCCAACGCGCGAGAGCTCGCGTCCGTCGTACGCTCCCGCTCGTCGCCGACGTGGCGCCGACCCCACCAAAACGACAGCTTGCCGTGCTCAACCGGTCCGTGTTGCGGAGGGCTGTTGAGCGACTTCGGGTGCAACGTGCCGGCAGCGGAGGCGCACCCAGTGAACCGGTTTTTAAAGGAGTGGTTCGAGTCGAGCCGGGGAGGGCTGGGTCAGGAACTGAGACTGTGCTCACACGGAGGGTGTGGTCGGGTCGAGACGCGGTCGCACGAGTTTCGGCGGTGCTCGGTCTGTGGCAAGGTGAATTACTGCTCGCGTGGGTGTCAAGCGCTTGATTGGAAGCTGCGGCACAAGCTGGAATGCATGCCGATGGAGCGGTGGTTGGACGAGGTAGGTGCAGTGGACAATGGCGCCGATGGTGTTGGAGGGATGGTTGAGGTTGAAGATGATATTGAATGA
- the LOC122280352 gene encoding ATP synthase delta chain, chloroplastic gives MAVLQHTPISLQSPKSPVSARIPRTLTHSLSFSTAFPSLRLKLRLFVSNGKGGARMSSAAAGSYALALADVSKSKNTLDTTSADIEKIEKIFSDQQVYDFFVNPTIDEEKKRKVIDEISASSGLQPHTTNFLNILVDGKRIDLIQEIVKEFEVVYNKLTDTEVAVVSSVVKLESHHLAQIAKQVQKLTGAKNVRIKTLIDPSLLAGFTVRYGNAGSKLIDMSVKKHLEEIAAQLDVGDIKISI, from the coding sequence ATGGCCGTCCTCCAACACACCCCTATCTCCCTCCAATCCCCCAAATCTCCAGTGTCCGCTAGAATCCCAAGAACCTTAACCCACAGCCTCTCTTTCTCCACCGCATTCCCATCTCTAAGACTCAAACTGAGACTCTTTGTTTCTAATGGTAAGGGTGGCGCCAGAATGTCCTCCGCAGCCGCCGGAAGCTACGCCTTGGCTCTCGCCGACGTCTCGAAGTCCAAGAACACCCTCGACACGACCAGCGCAGACATCGAGAAGATTGAGAAGATTTTCTCGGACCAGCAGGTGTACGATTTCTTCGTCAACCCCACCATCGACGAGGAGAAGAAGCGCAAGGTGATCGACGAAATATCGGCGTCGTCGGGCCTCCAGCCCCACACGACCAACTTTCTCAACATCCTGGTGGACGGCAAGAGGATCGACCTGATCCAGGAGATCGTGAAGGAGTTCGAGGTGGTTTACAACAAGCTGACCGACACGGAGGTGGCGGTGGTGAGCTCAGTGGTGAAGCTGGAGTCGCATCACTTGGCCCAGATCGCAAAGCAGGTGCAGAAGCTGACTGGAGCCAAGAACGTGAGGATCAAGACCCTGATTGACCCGAGCTTGTTGGCCGGATTCACCGTCAGGTATGGGAATGCTGGCTCCAAGCTGATTGATATGAGCGTCAAGAAGCATTTGGAAGAAATTGCTGCTCAGCTTGATGTGGGtgatattaaaattagtatatga